tttgcaccctcagattttcaaatagatccaaatattgtcctatacATCAAtgtaaagcttatttattcagctagTGTACACatctcaattaaaaaaattgaccctcatgactggttttgtggagTCACATATGTTACCTAAACACTTCTGTCTTCTGCCATTGGTCGGACAAACAGATAGTCTTGCCTAAAACTCATACCATGTATAGTAATGGCTTATTTACAGGTCTCAACTCTTTTATAAGAAAGTATTTCAACAGAAAACATTGACACTTTCTGAAAAATCTGGTACTTTATCATGGTGAGTGCATCCTTGTTTGTTTTACCTGTTCCACTGCTTAAAAGCTCTCCACCGTAGATGTCAAGTGCTAGATGGGAATATGCATAACCAAACACTGTGATGATCAGACCGATCAAAAGCACCAGCTTCAAAAGACACTCCAGTACCTCGGCTGCTATGGAAACATCCTCCTGCGGACCAATCGGCATTTTCCAATCATACATGTGATTCATCCAATCATACAGTAAAATGTAAGATGTAAGAAATGGATACCGACTTGTTTCTGATTGCGTACACCTTGGCCACGCTCCAGCACTTTAGCGAAGAAAACATAGAAACTCTCCTCGATGGGCAGGAAAAGAAAACGTGCCACCATTGAACCCAGATTGTTTATTATATCGTAAACccctgtaaaataataaaaaacaaaaagaagtGTGACATGAATACATTGTCTGTTTACTTTGAATTTATGTGTGAATGTATAAACTCACCCTGGTCTCCAAAGTTAAGCACATTCAGAAAGGTCATTACATAACGCTCACCtacaaaatcaaaacaaaccatttAACGTTTTAGCTTGTGTATGGTCTAAATATCTCAGTAAATGAATATGAGTTATACAGACCTTCTGTAAGTATCTGTTTGAGGAAAGATTGTTTGAAAAAGCTCCAGGTTAGTGTGGTCAAATTCCAGTTAAGAAGTGGCTAAAAAACAAACAGCTTGGTTGACAACTGAATTGATCAAAGTCTGACTTCAAAAATGAATCTGGTGTGGAATTGTCAGATCTCACCTCACGGTCCACCCTCGATGGCAGCAGGTCTGTGATGCGGTGAAAAGGGAAATTTTTTTCCTTTGCTTCTTCTGAGCCGAGAAAATGGACAAAGTATAGCACGTAACAAAGAAGCAAAATTCCTGCATAGACACACTTTCaaatcaaaaacacacaaactcaagATTACTGTACATATATAAAAAGGCACTAGAGATGTTCATACTTTCATATGCAAATATACCAACCTGGGCTGCAGAGAAGATATAAAGACCCCACTGAGGTGCTGAGACAACCATCACTACTGTAACAAGACATTTAGCGATCATGGCTAAGCTTTCTGCAATAACCTGTCAAGTGAAAATCGTCAACATAGCACAATTTAGTTCCCTTTATCATGTTTACATTAAGCGtatataaagtattaaaaaacaagacTTTTTTTGACACCTTCAATCGAACAAACATGTGCGCGTGTGCCAGGACCCAGAGAGGTTCAGCGAGTAGCTCTGTTAGGGCAGCTAGGCAAAACAATCCAACAGCGGGAAAATAATGCGGGATTGACTCCGGATCAGGTGCCTGAAGCATCCACCACCATACACAGACCAACAACACACCCCACACACAACCTAAAGGAAAACTGAAAGTTTGAGAAAAAGAAGGAGAGGGAAAGTCACAATTatcatatttttcaaatatttaaagTCCCAATtaaatcaaaactgacaatacttattttttaatgtaatattggACTGTTAGTTATAAACAATTTATCAGTGTATGTATGTCATTAAAAACTTAAATCAAAATCTGTAGATGTATTTCCGCCCTTTTGTGGCAATCACTGATGATGCAGCTAGACAGCAAGGGTGGGAGCATCTAttaactccgccccctccaACTGTCAGTTTGTTGCCCGATCCATTTGGGAAAAGAAcgcctacttttctatatccaatcgAAGCACAGTGGAAAACATAATCCATGCCCACTACTATAAAGTTCCTCACAGAAGTAAAGTCGATCGCGACTTCCGGTTAATGGGGACTTTAAACGTGAAGTAATATTTTTGCAAATAACTTATCTAACTaagtctactgatttttttcgtaggcacaaaaaaatcatgttttattatTGCCACTTTATAATCCATAAATAAGACAACAACTACTGTAATGTCATCATCATACAACTAATTTAAATTCTTTACATACAGACACTAAAAGATCTTTTCATTCATTATACTGGAATTTCTACTTACGTTAGCCATAACAGGTTGATCACCTGTCTCCAGTTACGCCCCGCCCCTTCACCGCTTAAACACGCCCTCCGAAACGCCTCTCTTGATAGAAATACTAATGTAGAATAGAGTAACAACAACCTGTAACAAAAGCATACGTTACAGTTAATGAGCCATTTACGAGACACACAACTTCGCTTTAAGTTGTGTAACTGCAAACTTACCTCACATTTACTACACCTATCAGCTCCTTAGATACAAACCGCAAGGTAAATGCATTCAGGAGAAACGTCAAAACCCGAAACATCACctgtaatataaaatacaagGCGAATAGTCAGCTACAAAGTAGTTAATTTAGTGCGTTTGTTTGTGTCAAATACTGTTAATATTACCTGAAGCAGAACAGTATATGATGCCAGGGTTGAAGCACTCTTGAGTACATCTTCTGAGCCCATggtaaaaatgtacttttaaactaATTCAACTAGTTCTTTAACTAGCTGCTAAACACGCTAAGGTAAAATAACCGACAGTCACCGGTGGTGACAATAAGCGCTACTACCTTTGTTTCATTACACATAGATTGTACAGTAACTCCTCACAAATGTAACTTACAGCTTGTCAAATAGAATATACTTCCGCTTactgtttaatattttcaaaataaaagtcctttgCGTTTGTAACTAACGTTTAAAGAGGGAAAGCAAGACTAATTATTTTGTAAGGTTTTACCAAATTTTGTAAAAGTACAAaatctataaaaaataaaattttctaaaagtaaaaaagtgtCTATGAATGATAATTTTCATGGTTGTATTTAAGGGACTTTTAACGTTTGTTTTTAAACAGGAAGTATCAACGCTCTTCTCTACCACGTAATTTTGAATGATGTGTACTTGTTTCAAGTGGAGTTTATTGTTTAGTGAGCAATGGTTGCTTCATCTCATATTGTCATTGCTGCACAGAAGTGCTTGTGTGTCCGTAAGAAACGTTTAAGTTCATCGACATGTCTAAATTTAACTGTTCAAATTTTGGCCGTGGATCTGGGCGTCAAATATGCCGTGCTGTACGACTGTAATGCAGCATCACCAGAACAAATCCAGCTATTCCTCAAATCTCTGCAGGAATTAGGAATTGTGAAAAGTACACTTCGGGTGCTCTCCATAGATGACAACACAATCATTTTTAATCCTACCGCAATGGAGTCCTACCTGAATGAACTGCTTCAAAACAAACGCGTGTTTCTTATTGACATAAGTCCCTCTAGAAAACAGCCGGTCTTGACTGGCTTTGAAGAAAGAACCGAGAATATGATCAAATCTCTTTCAGGATTGATCATTAATGGGGTGGACGAAAGCTCATCAGTCATTGTGGTAAACAATGAGATGTATAATGAGTGGAACTTGTGCACTCTCTTTGGTATCCTGTTAGGTTATCCAGCCACATACTGGTTTGACCAAACCAAGGGATTTGACAATTGTTTGTCTATGATACCACTGGCAGCGTGCACTGTTCGTGTCAAGTGGCAGAAAAATGACATAAATCATTGCAGTTGTCTGTACTCATTCAGTATTCCTGATGAACTGTGGGGGGAATTACAAACTCATATGCAGCAGTGGACTGAGAGTCTGAGAGAAAGATTTAACAAACAGACAATTTTGTCCGATTTCTGCTTTACTAGGGATATTATCACTTTACCTGCCGTGACTCTGTGACCAAACCACTGATtctttttatgttaataatacAAACTGATAATAATCATTTTTGCTAAACTGTCATGCAAACATTAATCGTTTGTATTAAGGTTGCTGAAATATTCTTACATCAATTATTTACATGTATGGTATTAGCCAATCCATTCAACCCAAAGCAAAACACAGGAAAACTATTGTCATTGTATTGGTGACaattatttgaattttttatataaattattttaaaggtaTAAGTAATAAATAAAGACAAAGTTAATTAAAAGGTACCACAACTTTCAAGACTTGAATGATTTAATACTTTAGATATGCACTCAactattaaagagcacctatttcattgctaaaaaagcaacgctattttgtgtatttggtataatacaatgtgtttgcgtggtttatggttaaaaaacacattattttccacataccatacatttttgtagctgatttcactcttttcctaaaacgcacagatttgaaaagttctgtgtccctgattggcctgctaatctgtacgttgtgattggcctgaatacctctgacatcagccggaaatgtgatgctccttaccatgtttgaaagattcggttgctgacaggagttaacttacaggctatgagtccgaagcgggaggaattcaATTTTGATattgtcggtcttgtctacatgaCCAGTCCCAGGAAGTAacctgttgcctacaatctgtgtgtttgttgtagtccaagaaaagagagagatgttaacttgcgtcatcatttactttgggacCACCTTTCGTGTTTAACTACTGGCCGTGCAAGCTCGCCAAAGTCTGTTGTTTGTAAAATCGTCGTTGTTTTTGCTGAACTTGAGTAaagacattcttgaaattgtaatagacatttagtttaatagctaaactacaagtgaacaaattttaataaatttgaacGATGACCACGGGAGTTTAACCACCCCCAAAATCTGCTTGAATGGACAAAGAATGTGAAGCAGACGTATAGCCATGTGGTAGATGTCTGTATATATAGACTGAATAAAGAGTGTTACTTGTAATTagtggtttgtttttttatatatctgaCTTTTCGGAAGTAGAATATGTAGAGGATATGGCAAACAGCTTATCCTGAAAGATTCAGgtcaatatctaaaaaattaaaaaaagttatagcaaaaattttataattttcatgattcAGTCACACATTTTCTagaattttaatggaaaacatgggacaaaataaagtgatgattttcgagtttcaaattaccagtattttgttattcttgaacccataatatgatcttggtctcatttaaaagcttttttcaagctctttctagcTGAACAACtcgttttagcatttaaccattttgaaaattttagcaACATCCCTATTAACAtgcactaatacacacttacacgtgaaaggaaatgtaaaaacgtgaatcggacaataggtgctctttaaaattcatTGATAGAAAcagattaaatattttcattacttGAAAACTTTTGATTACAAGAAAACCAACATGTAATACTCATTTTAACCTATGGAGGCCGCCATTGTGTTTTGCGTTCTGAAATTGATGACGTGTAATGGTTGTTGTGAAATAATACTTCAGTTTAGTATTGTAAATACAAAGTGTAAAGTTACAGCCTCAAAACctaattttattgcattttgctgcGAATTAAAAAGTGTACCTGAATCCCTATgtaaattaaagaaaaacaaaaaagcagtTAAATCACACCAGATTTTGAATCACCTGTAATTTGAGATAAAATCTTTAGATGAACTTTCCTAACGTACCCCCCTACttgattaaaatatatatatatatatatatattaattattttatgtctatgtatgtttttttctttatttattttatgtttttttctttattttttattattattatttatttgtattgtaaatccctcataacagaatgtttgtttttattattgcatAATATTATGTTCTCAAATGTCAATTGTTACTGGcataatgttaataataaaaaaactcatttaaaaaaaagtattgtaaATACTATGGTATCTTCTCTAGTTTATTTCTCACTCACACATTCTCACCTATTAGATCACCTTTATGCTGATCTTTCATgagtattttttatgtattactatttatttatgttattcTCTGTGAAAGGGCTGAACAGAAGATGCTGCATTTTTAATGAAATGCGAACCAAATCCTGCCACCTGCTGTCTGTGTGCGTTTATAACTCTCATTTTTTGTTTCAaatcattttataatatattactATTTGAAGCATTGTTTATCATGTTTACCTTGCTGTAGCGTTAATAGAACGGGTTTTATTGCAACCATTTGACGTCAACTCATGTGTATATGAAAAACAAAATAGCAGCCTcagataaaaaaagtttttttcaagtTTATTATAACTATGATATTGGTACAGTTAATTTtctgcttttatttttttataaccaGGGTACCTTTGAAGTCCTAGATTAAGATAAATCCTGATTCTGAAAGTGCAACTATTAAGCATACTGTAAAGTACACAAGTCCTAAAACTATACAAGCATACTAAAATTCCTTTTCAGATAATGTATTTATTAGGTGGAACAAAATATTATTTAGACTTGTTCGAACTCCCTTAGTTTACAAAAGTAAATGGTGTACATTCACTGGTATCAGAAAATTTAGGCCTGATTTTGAAGACGAGTCATAAGGCAAGTCATATGTTTGAGCTGTCTGGACACAACttgccctgacatatcttaaaatatatcagtgccactgttttgtcttaagatccAGTAGTTTAGTTCTAAGTCACATTGAAATCTACTTAAATCTAAGACTTGTAAAACCGAGCCACAGTGTTTTAAAATAGGGCTTAGAAGTCTATACTTATTATATAAGATATGATTTTCGTGGTATGTTTCAACTATTTATTCTTGGGGGTTCGTGGCTGCTTTTCAGTCATGATTCAAACAGTACATTTTTAAAGCTACAGTGCTAAAGATGCCTTGTGGTTGTCTTTTAATACAAGTAATAACTTGAAAGAATACAGTACATGGATATAAGAGATTACCTAAAATGCTAATAAAAGATGTGTTAAAGTAATTCTTTGCACATTGAGGTAGAGTTCAGTTTAAATATGCAATCAGCCCGGACACAAACCAAAAGCTACATCATGTTGTGTGGACTAGATCATGGATTAGATTATTGTGGTTGAGAACATGAATGAAGGTTCTTGAGCCAGGGAAGAACAAAAATTGAGGTCTGTAATACTCCCCTATCAACTGAGTTGAATAGCTGGCAACACTTCTCCACA
This genomic interval from Misgurnus anguillicaudatus chromosome 8, ASM2758022v2, whole genome shotgun sequence contains the following:
- the rft1 gene encoding man(5)GlcNAc(2)-PP-dolichol translocation protein RFT1, giving the protein MGSEDVLKSASTLASYTVLLQVMFRVLTFLLNAFTLRFVSKELIGVVNVRLLLLYSTLVFLSREAFRRACLSGEGAGRNWRQVINLLWLTFPLGCVWGVLLVCVWWWMLQAPDPESIPHYFPAVGLFCLAALTELLAEPLWVLAHAHMFVRLKVIAESLAMIAKCLVTVVMVVSAPQWGLYIFSAAQCVYAGILLLCYVLYFVHFLGSEEAKEKNFPFHRITDLLPSRVDREPLLNWNLTTLTWSFFKQSFLKQILTEGERYVMTFLNVLNFGDQGVYDIINNLGSMVARFLFLPIEESFYVFFAKVLERGQGVRNQKQEDVSIAAEVLECLLKLVLLIGLIITVFGYAYSHLALDIYGGELLSSGTGPTLLQCYSCYVLLLAINGVTECFVFAAMSKEEVDRYNVLMLGLSASFLLLSYWLTWMLGGVGFIWANCCNMALRITHSIIYIHRYFLQSEYTPLWGLRPHSAVMAVLGISAGITTLSERMFCCDGGWVLRLAHVAVGAVCLLGVVTTVFLTETRLVQFIKTQLLPKYTKKST
- the c8h1orf74 gene encoding UPF0739 protein C1orf74 homolog, translating into MVASSHIVIAAQKCLCVRKKRLSSSTCLNLTVQILAVDLGVKYAVLYDCNAASPEQIQLFLKSLQELGIVKSTLRVLSIDDNTIIFNPTAMESYLNELLQNKRVFLIDISPSRKQPVLTGFEERTENMIKSLSGLIINGVDESSSVIVVNNEMYNEWNLCTLFGILLGYPATYWFDQTKGFDNCLSMIPLAACTVRVKWQKNDINHCSCLYSFSIPDELWGELQTHMQQWTESLRERFNKQTILSDFCFTRDIITLPAVTL